CGAGATCAAGCTGCACGGGAAGCGGGGTGAGGGCAAGGTGGCGCTCTGCGACGACGCGGACCATGCCCTCCTCTCGCAGCACCGCTGGCACCTGGACAAGTGCGGCTACGCCCGCACGTACCGCGCCCTGGAGCAGGGCCGGAGTACGACCGTCGCCATGCACCAGCTGCTGGCCGACGAGAGGGGCGGGCGCTACCGGGACCACATCGACGGCAACCGGCTGGACAACCGGCGGGCGAACCTGCGCCCCTGCACGCAGCGCGAGAACTCTTACAACCGCTGCGTCCACCGCAACAACAAGACGCGGGTGAAGGGCGTCAGCCGCTACCGGGGGAAGTACCGGGCCGTCATCCACAAGGACGGCGAGCAGGTGTACCTGGGGCTGTTCCCGACGCTGGACCTCGCGGCGGCGGCATACAACGGCGCGGCCATCGCGCTGTTCGGGGTGTTCGCCCGGCTGAACTCCATCTCCGTGTCTCCGGAGGAGGTGGCCCATGCCGCGGACTGAGATGACCCCCCTCACGGACGTCCTGGCGAGCATGTTCGAGCAGGCCACGCAGGGACACATTGTCCGGCACACCGTTGCGCGCGGCCTGCACCTGAAGGTGGTCGTGCGGGGGAGTGGGCGGCGTGAACTGCTGCTGTGGCGCAACGCCTCGCGACTGCCCAGCCGGACGGAGTGCGACGTGGTGGCGCGCGACGCGGGGTTCGTTGAGCCGGTGTTCAAGGCCTGGCTGTGTGAGGGCGTGGACGGCTTCCACCTGCGCGACCGGGCGGACTGGCAGCACCCCTGCACCCACGAGTGGGGCGGGACGGTGTTCCTCTCCGGGCGGCAGGAGGGTGGCACGTCACGCACCTGCAAACGCTGCGGCACCACCGCCTCGACCTGGCACAAGAAACGCGCGAAGGCCCCGACTTACCTCTACAACGACCACGAGGTCAGCGAGGCGGTCTATCTGGCGGCCACAGTGGCCGGGCCGATGCCCAGCACGCTCGACCAGGAGGCGCGGGCTGCGCTGGTGGCCGAGATAACCGGCCAGCCGGCCACCGCGCAGGACCGGCTGGCGCTGCACGGCGAGGTGTGCGGGCTGTGCCGCCACGGGGAGCCGGAGTGGGACGGCATGGTGGCCTGCACGCTGGGCTGGGAGGCCCACGACGACGTCTGGACCAAATCCCGGGGCGAGAAGCCTGAGCCGGGGAAGCGGGGCAAGGCGGCCGAGTGGGTACCCGCTGTTGCCGGACATGCCGGTGTGCCGCTGCCGCTGCTGACGCCGAACTGCCGCTGTATGGCGGTGGGCGGGCGCTGGCTGCCGAGGAGGGCGGCGTGAGCCGCAACACCGCGATGTCCCTCGTCGCCCAATTCCTGGGCCGCCAGAACACCATCCCCATCCCGGTGCCCTTCGTGCAGCTCACCGGCGACTACACCAGTGCTGCCTTCCTCGCGCAGTGTCTGTACTGGGGCGACCGGACGACGGATGCTGACGGCTGGTTCCATAAGAGTCACGAGGAGTGGGCCGAGGAACTGCTGCTCTCACCGGACCAGGTGCGCCGTTGCGTGAAGTCCTGCGCGAGCATGATCGAGGTCAAGCGTAAGGGTGTGCCGGCCAGGAACTACTACCGCGCCAACCGGGAAGCGGTCGCGGAAGCCCTGGAGAGGCTGGCGTTTGAAAGCCAGAACCCAACGACAAGATGTGGGGAAACCCAACATCTGGATGCGGACAAACCCCGCGACAGTACGTTGGGAAACCCCACGGCAAGTCGTACGGAAAACCCTGCATCTATATCAAAGCCCACAGCAGAGCCTACGCAAAGCCTACAAACAGAAGAAGAAGAGGGCAGTGCCACGAATCTGTCACTCTCGTCCACCGCCGCCGCTGTCCCAGGGCATCAGGAAAAGCCAGGGAGACGGAACCCCAGCGGCGCTGAACGCGCCGGGGCCCCTGACGGGGCCAGCCCGGCGAACGCCTTGACGTTCACAGGTCAGGGCAATGCCACGGCGAACGCTGGGGCAGACAATGCCACCAGCACCGAAAAAGTTCCGGACGCGGCGGCAGCGCGGCCGGGCGAGGTGGTTCTGCGCCGGGAGATGGGCCACTCCTTCTACGAAGAGTTGCTGTCTGAGGACCCCGACCGTGTGGCCTGGGGTGACTTACCCCCGGCGCGCATTGCGGAGCTGCGCCTGGCCGCGAAGGCGGATGCAAAGGCCAGGAAGCTCCACAAGTGGCGCACGCCGTTCATCGCGCTGCTGGACGCGGAGATTGTCCCTGCCCAACCCGCCACCATCCCCACGAAGTCGAGCGTGAACGACCTCGTGCGTGCCCGCCTGCAAGGAGCGAAGCCATGACGAACCCCACCGAACACATGACCCCTACGCAGGTGGACCCCCAGGTCCTCAGCCTCGCCCAACTCCTGAACGCTCACCCGAATGCGAAGCGTGGCCTTCAGCGCAGCATCGAGCGGCAGCAGCAGCAGCGCGAAGCGCGGCGCACCCCCCGGAAGTTCGCGGCCCCGATGGACTGCCCCCACTGCGGCGCTCCGGGCATCGTGTACCTGACGCTGCCCACAAAGGACGGACCGCGTGAGTTTTGGCGCAAGCCGATGGACTGCTGCCAGCCCGCCCTGCGCGACGCGGCGGAGAACGCCCTGCACTACGCGCTGAACCCAAACAACGACCCCACTGAGCGCGTCGAGGCTGCCGACCGCTACGCGGCCCTGAAGGAGAGCATCACGGCCCCGGCGCTGCTGCGCGAACTGGCGACGCACGAGGCGATCCTGGCCGACATCGAGAGCCGCGTCTCGGGCCTGAACCGCCCCCAGGGCGGCGTCGATACGGAGCGGCTGTGAGCGCCCTCGCTCCCACTGTGCAGGACGCCCTGAGCGCCGCCACGCTCAGCGAGGACGGGTTGGCGCTGACCCTCGCGGACCAGCTCGACCGCGCCACCTACCAGGCCACCGCAAAGGCTCTCCAAGCACTGGGCGGCAAGTGGGACCGCAAGGCGAAGGCGCACCTGTTCCAGAGCGACGTGCGCCAGGTCCTTGCCGGAGTGCTGGACGGGGACAAGCTGCCCAAGCGCAACCCCCTGGCCTACTTCCCCACACCCGAGCCGGTCATTGCCGAGATGGTCAAGCGCATTTGGCCGTGGCCGAACGGTTCGCGCTTCCTGGAGCCGAGCGCCGGTGAAGGGGCCATCGCGGATGACCTGTGGAACCGGCACGGCGTCTACCCGGACTGCATCGAGCTGGACGAGGACCGGGCGCAGGTCATCCGCAAGAAGGGCTACCGCGTCGTGGGCCGCGACTTCCTGGCCTTCACCCCGGAGACACCCTACGACTACGTGCTGATGAATCCGCCGTTCACGGTGGACGGTGACACCCAGACGTACATCACCCATATCGAACACGCCCTGAAGTGCCTGCGCCCGGGCGGCGAGCTGGTGGCCGTCGTGCCCGGCGGCTTCGCCTGGCTGAGCCGGAAGCGCGTGGCCGCGTTCCGCGAGTTCTGTGAGCAGCACGCCCAAAGCCCCCTGCACGAGTTCGCCCCCGACACGTTCAAGGCGAGCGGCACCAGCGTCGCCACCTGTCTGATTCACATTGCCAAGCCTGAGGAGGCCGCCATGCCCGCACCCGCCGAACAGCCTAAGAAGCCCCGCAAGAGCAGCAAGAAGGCCACCGCATCCACCGGAGCAGCGGCAGCGGCAGCGCAGCAGGAGGCGACCTGCCGCGTGACCGGCGAGACGTTCCGGGTGGGCGAGTGGGTCGAGTACCAGATCGACGGGGAGACGATGCGCGGCCAGATTGCCGAAGTCGATCAGCAGGAAGTGCCCTTCAAAGGCATTGCGATGGTGCCCAACCACAAAGCTGGGCGTCTATGGATTCGGACGTTGCAGGAGTTGCGGCGGGTTGACGTTTCCGAGGGGGCCGTGGAAGCGGCCATAGCCCCGGCCGTTGCCGCGCCGGACTTCCAGTTGGGCGATGACGTTCGGGTGCGGACCGGCCGTCCGGACCTGGCCGTCATCACTGGCCTGAAGGCCACCGATGCCCAACTGCTGTACGCCGACAACACCCGCCTGTGGGTGCCCATCACCGCATTGGAGAAGGCCACGACCTGGGCGCAGCCCGAGCCGGAGCAGGCCCGCGATGAAGTATCTGCCGAATGGCTGACCCAGTTGGAGGAGTGGCGTACCCAGTTCCCCGTTGGCGCACGCGTCCGCTTCCAGGCGGCGAGCGGCGTGGAGCCGGGGGCAGTCGAGGAGTTCCCTGGCGTCGTCGTCAGCCACGAGCCGGGCAATAGCGAGTGCTGCACGGTAGAGGACGACGGACACAGCACCGTCGTGAAGTTCCGGAACCTCACCCTGCTGGACGGACCGGTAGCCGAGATGTCCGAACCTGTGGCTAACGAGGCAACGGCAGCGCCGACGCCTGCCGAACTGCCGGGTACGCCCGTCCTGCTGCCCGAGCAGCCCGCTCTCTCGCCCGCCGTCATGTCCATCCTGGCCGACAGCACCTCCAACGTGTTCCGACTCCATGAACTCGTGCCCTCGCCCCTGAATCCCCGCAAAGTGTTCGAGCAGAGCGCGCTGGAGGAGCTGGCCGAGAGCATCGCGCACAAAGGCTTAATGCAGAACCTGGTGGGCCGGGTGACCGAGAACCGGCGTGACGTGGAAATCGTCGCCGGTGGCCGCCGCCTTCGCGCCCTAAAGCTGCTGGCCGAGCAGGGCCGCATTCCCGCCGACTACCCGGTGCCCGTGCGGGTGCAACCCCTCAGCGACCTGGAGGCGCTGCAACTGGCGACCGCCGAGAACGTCGAACGGCGCAACATGACGCCCATCGAGGAGGCCGACGCCTTCGCGCAGATGGTGGCCCTGGGCGCGACGCCGGAGGACATCGCCCTGCGCTTCGGGTACAGCGGGCGCACCGTGGCCCAGCGCCTGGTGCTGGCCGAGGGACTGGGCGAGGACGGGCGGAAATTGTTTGCGGACGGCAAGATCGGGCTGGGGCAGGCGCAGGTCATCGCGCAGGCCGGTGGTCCGCTGCGGAAGCACGTGCTGGAGGCTGCCAAGCGGGGCGATGGCGTGAGCAGCCTCCACCACCTGATCAAGCGCGGCAGCTTCCTGGTGGAGTACGCGAAGTTTGACGTGGCGGCGAGCGGCCTGGAAATCGTTGAGGACCTCTACGGTGACCAGCCCGCCCGATTTGCTGACCCCAAGGCCGCACTTGCCCGACAGATGGACTGGGTGAAGGCCCGCGAGAAAGAACTCGGCGGCAAGAAGGAACAGCGGTTCGTCGATGTGATGCGGGTAGACCGTGACCACTTTCCCTACTACCTGGAGAACTACGCTGACCGCAGCGACCTCAAGGAACTGTGTGGAACGCTGATTCTGATCAGCACCGTGACCGGCGAGGTGAGTGAACGCCGTCGGGTTCGCCCGGCAGACCTGAAAAGCCATGAGGCCAAGCAGCGCGCTGCCGAGCGGAAGGAGACAGCGGCAGAAGCGACCGGCAGCGAGGGCGGAGCCATCCGCAAATCGGGCTGGGTGGATGGGCACGCGGCGCGGGCAGCAGCCCTCCGGACAGCCTTGCTGGGGGACCACAAACGTGCGGTGGCGCTCACCATCCTGACCCTGCTCAGCGCCCACGCCTCGGCCATCAGCGTGAACTGGCAGAACGTCGAGGGCGTGGAACTGCCCGAGGTGCGTGCCCGGCTGCTGGAGCTGGACGAGAAGCTCGGCGGGAACCTGAAACCCAGCGCGAAGCCCGTCAGTGGACAGCCGCTGCTGGGGTCCCGTTGGGCGGGCATGTGGAACCGCAGCGACGCTCCTGAGTACGAGTTCCTGTCGCAACTGCTGACCCTCAGCCTGGAAGACCTTCTGGACTTGCAGGGCATCCTGATCGCCCAGGCGTACGGCAACTGGGACAAGTACTCGCCGGAGAAGCCTGCACGCGAGTTCCCCACACGCCTCGCTGCGGACGTACGGGCCGTCGTGAAGTTCAGGCTCACCGACGACCACCTGAAGGCCTACACCCGCGACCGCCTGCTGGATCTGGCTGCTGACGCGGGTCTGGGCTACATCGCGCAGAACGTAGCGAACTTCAGCACCAACAAGGACATTCGCGCGGCCATCCTCGAATACGCCGATGAGTTGGCCACGCGCGGGTACGTGCCACCCATCGCCCGCTTCCCGGAACTGTCCGGGCCGAACCCGGATGACGTGCAGTACCGCGAAGACGCCAAAGCCCTGGTCCTGCGTCTGAGCGACGTGCAAGCGGGCGAGCTGCTCGAAGACCTGGGGTATGACCCGACCGCTGAAAACGCGGCGGCGAGCAACCTGCAATTCGTCCGGCAGGAAATCGACGCCATGGACATCGAGGAGCTGCGTGGCTGGGAGGCCCTGAAGCGCCTGGCCCAGGAACTCGCCCCCGAGCAGGCCGCCGCCGACTGAAGCCACGTGGGGCCGCCCAGCGCGGCCCCCTCTCCGGAGGGCGTTATGACCACCCAGCACCGACCGAACACCACCCTCACCATCACCCCGGCACCGTCCCCCTCCCGCCCCGAGCGGCACGAACTCGCCCTGCCCAGCGGCGAGGTTGTCGGCAAAGGCCGGACTCTTTTTCACGCGCAGGCCTGGCGTGATGGCTGGAATGCCCGCATGGACCTGCGCAGCCAGCGCAGTGGCCCCCAGCCGCACCACACCGACCGCCGAGGACTGGCGCGCTCAGGGGCGCGAGTTCTCCGCCCGGGCAGACGAACAGATGATCGAGAAGTACGGCCCCGGCTGGAACGAGGTGGGCGCGTGACGGCTAGGAGGTCGCCGGTTCCCGACTAGAGCCGCAACGGGAAGTCCCTGCCATCCATATAACCGTATTGCTAATTATAAACGTATAGGTTATGATGGGCGCATCAGGAAAGGGCGCTTCCCGAACCGCCAAGAACGAGTGCGCCCCCCCTGAAGTCCCCATCCCAAGAGGTCAGAGACATGGAACAGCGTAGCAGCACGTCCCCCTGGAACACCGCGTAGAGCCAGCGCAGCAGCGTTGCCGATGGAAGCCGCGACGGCTTCTCGACCAACCCTTTGCCCTCTTCAAGGCCCGGAGTGCCGCCAGAGGTGCTCCAGAAGGACCGATCATGTTCCAGGCGAGTCAATACCAGCAGCAGATTTTCCAGTGGGTCCAGAGCGGCCAGGGTCACGCCATCGTGGCGGCTACCGCCGGCGCGGGCAAGACCACCACGGCGGTGAAATGCGCCGCCCTGCTCGAGGGTCAGCAGACCCTTTTCCTCGCTTTCAACAA
Above is a genomic segment from Deinococcus carri containing:
- a CDS encoding HNH endonuclease, with protein sequence MAEIKLHGKRGEGKVALCDDADHALLSQHRWHLDKCGYARTYRALEQGRSTTVAMHQLLADERGGRYRDHIDGNRLDNRRANLRPCTQRENSYNRCVHRNNKTRVKGVSRYRGKYRAVIHKDGEQVYLGLFPTLDLAAAAYNGAAIALFGVFARLNSISVSPEEVAHAAD
- a CDS encoding ParB/RepB/Spo0J family partition protein, with the protein product MSALAPTVQDALSAATLSEDGLALTLADQLDRATYQATAKALQALGGKWDRKAKAHLFQSDVRQVLAGVLDGDKLPKRNPLAYFPTPEPVIAEMVKRIWPWPNGSRFLEPSAGEGAIADDLWNRHGVYPDCIELDEDRAQVIRKKGYRVVGRDFLAFTPETPYDYVLMNPPFTVDGDTQTYITHIEHALKCLRPGGELVAVVPGGFAWLSRKRVAAFREFCEQHAQSPLHEFAPDTFKASGTSVATCLIHIAKPEEAAMPAPAEQPKKPRKSSKKATASTGAAAAAAQQEATCRVTGETFRVGEWVEYQIDGETMRGQIAEVDQQEVPFKGIAMVPNHKAGRLWIRTLQELRRVDVSEGAVEAAIAPAVAAPDFQLGDDVRVRTGRPDLAVITGLKATDAQLLYADNTRLWVPITALEKATTWAQPEPEQARDEVSAEWLTQLEEWRTQFPVGARVRFQAASGVEPGAVEEFPGVVVSHEPGNSECCTVEDDGHSTVVKFRNLTLLDGPVAEMSEPVANEATAAPTPAELPGTPVLLPEQPALSPAVMSILADSTSNVFRLHELVPSPLNPRKVFEQSALEELAESIAHKGLMQNLVGRVTENRRDVEIVAGGRRLRALKLLAEQGRIPADYPVPVRVQPLSDLEALQLATAENVERRNMTPIEEADAFAQMVALGATPEDIALRFGYSGRTVAQRLVLAEGLGEDGRKLFADGKIGLGQAQVIAQAGGPLRKHVLEAAKRGDGVSSLHHLIKRGSFLVEYAKFDVAASGLEIVEDLYGDQPARFADPKAALARQMDWVKAREKELGGKKEQRFVDVMRVDRDHFPYYLENYADRSDLKELCGTLILISTVTGEVSERRRVRPADLKSHEAKQRAAERKETAAEATGSEGGAIRKSGWVDGHAARAAALRTALLGDHKRAVALTILTLLSAHASAISVNWQNVEGVELPEVRARLLELDEKLGGNLKPSAKPVSGQPLLGSRWAGMWNRSDAPEYEFLSQLLTLSLEDLLDLQGILIAQAYGNWDKYSPEKPAREFPTRLAADVRAVVKFRLTDDHLKAYTRDRLLDLAADAGLGYIAQNVANFSTNKDIRAAILEYADELATRGYVPPIARFPELSGPNPDDVQYREDAKALVLRLSDVQAGELLEDLGYDPTAENAAASNLQFVRQEIDAMDIEELRGWEALKRLAQELAPEQAAAD